ACGGTGATCGAATATTTAAAGGCCGGATGGAGCAAACCCCAGCTTCAAGGCCTCTTCGCAGCAGCCGGGCTTACGCCGCGTACGGCGCTTCGCGGGACGAAGTCGCCTGCCGCGGAACTGGGTCTCCTCGACGAGGGCGTGTCCAACGAGGCCATCCTCGACGCCATGATCGAGTATCCGATACTTGTGAACCGCCCGATCGTCTGCACGCCCAAGGGCGTCCGGCTATGTCGTCCGAGCGAAACGGTTCTCGACCTACTCGATCGTTTCCCGCCGGGGCCGTTCCATAAAGAAAATGGAGAATTGCTCATCGATCATGATGGGCGCCGCGTTGGCTGAACTGAACTTCGCGTTCGAGGAGGCGAATCCGCGAAACGCTAATCTTCAACGGTC
This DNA window, taken from Candidatus Binatia bacterium, encodes the following:
- the arsC gene encoding arsenate reductase (glutaredoxin) (This arsenate reductase requires both glutathione and glutaredoxin to convert arsenate to arsenite, after which the efflux transporter formed by ArsA and ArsB can extrude the arsenite from the cell, providing resistance.), which produces MDIVIYHNPECGTSRNVLATIKAAGFTPTVIEYLKAGWSKPQLQGLFAAAGLTPRTALRGTKSPAAELGLLDEGVSNEAILDAMIEYPILVNRPIVCTPKGVRLCRPSETVLDLLDRFPPGPFHKENGELLIDHDGRRVG